A section of the Candidatus Sysuiplasma acidicola genome encodes:
- the nuoK gene encoding NADH-quinone oxidoreductase subunit NuoK yields the protein MIPVLYVTMFSAALFAIGVFGVLYRRNAIMVLLSIELMLNAANINFVVFSGTAPTAAAAADGQVYALISIAIAAAEIAVGLAILLVLWKASDTVEVNEVATLRW from the coding sequence ATGATACCCGTCCTCTATGTTACCATGTTCTCCGCTGCTCTCTTCGCCATCGGTGTTTTTGGAGTGCTCTACAGGAGGAACGCGATAATGGTCCTCCTTTCAATAGAGCTGATGCTCAATGCCGCGAACATAAATTTCGTCGTTTTTTCCGGTACCGCGCCGACTGCAGCAGCAGCTGCAGACGGTCAGGTCTATGCGCTGATCTCCATAGCCATTGCCGCCGCGGAGATCGCTGTCGGCCTGGCAATACTGCTTGTCCTCTGGAAGGCGAGTGATACGGTGGAAGTCAACGAAGTCGCAACATTGAGGTGGTAA
- a CDS encoding NADH-quinone oxidoreductase subunit J: MVLSREIVHSALYFAGVLIGISLLYFLMGAFYVGIIQILIYVGAVVVLILFGIMLTRRSILLG, encoded by the coding sequence ATGGTGCTTTCGAGGGAGATCGTGCACAGCGCGCTTTACTTCGCAGGAGTGCTCATAGGCATATCTCTGCTGTACTTCCTCATGGGTGCGTTCTATGTGGGCATCATTCAGATACTGATCTACGTCGGTGCAGTGGTAGTGCTGATACTGTTCGGGATCATGCTGACGAGAAGGAGCATTCTGCTCGGCTGA
- the nuoL gene encoding NADH-quinone oxidoreductase subunit L, with protein MDPLLQYSSLVALSPIIAFALISIVPSSRPRLSEWIAVIGVGVSAALSLLILAVEFFSSGSGISPVPFQQQIPFLSFSAGAAVTLGIYVDWLTVVMIAVVSSVSLLIVVYSVGYMHAEGARRKRYFGVISMFVGVMLGLIMANNLFELYIFWELVGLGSYLLIGFWYEKPSAAKAAKKAFVVTRFGDMFLLFGIILLLNIGNHTLMYQTLFQPGSVTALKGSGLLTLATLAMFGGAMGKSAQFPLHDWLVDAMEGPTPVSAMIHGATMVNAGVYLVARLYPLYSQAPISALFVSFIGAFTALFAATMALGTFDIKRVLAFSTISQLGYMFMALGAGAYVLSRQSVGTVSYSLGYSAGIFHLMNQAIFKALLFLAAGSVMHSLGGTQDMREMGGLRSKLKITSVTMLFGSLSLAGIIPFSGFFSKDAALEAALGGTAYSSLFIVIWLFGIAGAFLTAVYIFRLWFMTFTGKPRYPPEIHVHESPRVMTVPLIILAVLTLVVGAAVLGVAGFAMAVHYPAVVPSAVSPYAQFNGVFGLLSDPATYLSLLLAFGGIGLSYAVWGREKSGQAAVSGPVTSRIYRVLAERYYFPQMYDALGIWIGYNIARVLDFFDSKVIDGIVNGTGRFFVFSSEKLRRSETGYVQQYAGVIVLGIIVLAILLILLPMMGA; from the coding sequence GTGGATCCGCTGCTGCAATATTCTTCGCTGGTCGCGCTGTCACCGATCATCGCCTTTGCGCTAATCTCCATTGTGCCTTCGTCCAGACCGAGACTGTCCGAATGGATAGCCGTAATCGGCGTCGGCGTGTCGGCCGCACTGTCGCTGCTCATTCTCGCTGTCGAATTCTTCAGCAGCGGCAGCGGCATATCGCCCGTTCCTTTTCAACAGCAGATTCCTTTCCTCAGCTTTTCTGCCGGTGCAGCCGTCACGCTCGGCATTTACGTCGACTGGCTCACTGTCGTCATGATTGCTGTGGTCTCGTCGGTCAGCCTGCTCATTGTGGTTTACAGCGTCGGTTATATGCACGCAGAGGGTGCGAGAAGAAAGCGCTATTTCGGCGTCATATCGATGTTTGTCGGTGTCATGCTCGGCCTGATCATGGCGAACAATCTGTTCGAACTGTATATCTTCTGGGAGCTGGTCGGCCTCGGTTCCTATCTGCTCATAGGTTTCTGGTATGAGAAGCCGTCTGCGGCAAAAGCGGCAAAGAAGGCGTTCGTCGTGACACGCTTCGGCGACATGTTCCTTCTTTTCGGCATTATACTGCTTCTCAACATAGGCAATCACACGCTCATGTACCAGACGCTCTTTCAGCCTGGTTCCGTGACTGCTCTCAAGGGTTCCGGCCTGCTGACGCTCGCAACGCTTGCGATGTTCGGAGGCGCCATGGGAAAGAGCGCACAGTTCCCGCTGCATGACTGGCTTGTTGATGCAATGGAGGGCCCGACGCCTGTGTCGGCCATGATACACGGTGCGACAATGGTCAATGCCGGAGTATATCTCGTCGCCCGCCTGTATCCGCTTTACAGTCAGGCGCCGATCAGTGCACTGTTTGTGTCGTTCATAGGTGCGTTCACTGCCCTGTTCGCCGCAACGATGGCTCTCGGCACATTCGACATAAAGCGCGTACTCGCCTTCTCCACGATAAGCCAGCTGGGATACATGTTCATGGCACTGGGCGCCGGCGCGTATGTGCTTTCCAGGCAGTCTGTCGGCACGGTTTCATATTCTCTCGGGTACTCTGCCGGTATTTTTCATCTGATGAATCAGGCGATATTCAAAGCACTCCTGTTCCTCGCCGCGGGAAGCGTCATGCACTCGCTCGGCGGAACTCAGGACATGAGGGAGATGGGCGGACTGCGCTCAAAACTGAAAATAACATCTGTGACAATGCTATTCGGCTCCCTGTCGCTGGCAGGCATAATACCGTTCAGCGGCTTTTTCAGCAAGGACGCAGCGCTGGAGGCAGCGCTTGGAGGCACCGCTTATTCATCCCTGTTCATAGTGATATGGCTCTTCGGCATCGCCGGCGCATTCCTCACTGCCGTGTACATCTTCAGGCTGTGGTTCATGACGTTCACGGGTAAGCCGCGCTACCCGCCGGAGATTCATGTGCACGAATCACCCCGCGTAATGACGGTGCCGCTGATAATACTCGCAGTCCTCACGCTTGTTGTGGGTGCAGCAGTGCTGGGCGTCGCGGGCTTTGCGATGGCCGTGCATTATCCGGCGGTCGTTCCCTCTGCGGTTTCGCCGTACGCACAGTTCAACGGCGTCTTCGGCCTTCTAAGCGATCCGGCCACATACCTCTCATTGCTCCTTGCTTTCGGAGGTATCGGTCTCTCATATGCGGTCTGGGGAAGAGAGAAGTCTGGTCAGGCAGCCGTATCGGGCCCTGTGACATCGCGCATCTACAGAGTGCTCGCAGAACGTTACTACTTCCCGCAGATGTACGATGCGCTTGGAATATGGATTGGTTACAACATTGCAAGGGTGCTTGACTTTTTCGACAGCAAAGTCATCGACGGCATAGTCAACGGAACCGGCAGGTTCTTCGTCTTCTCGTCGGAAAAACTCAGGAGATCGGAGACAGGCTATGTGCAGCAATATGCCGGCGTGATCGTGTTAGGTATCATCGTGCTGGCTATTCTGCTGATCCTGCTGCCTATGATGGGGGCGTGA
- a CDS encoding NuoM family protein, with protein sequence MLLVSLMLLSPFIGFALLLLMPANLSRNRLTAALFSGIPLVLGIYMLVSFNYSNPGYQFVEHYKWISTSYFTISYAVGVDGIALPMVFLTSLVSFLVVIFSWDVEHRSNQYFGMLLLVEVGVLGVFTTTNYFIFYIFWEIVLVPMYFIILIWGSQRRVYSATKFFIYTHASSLVMLLSFFALYFEYHSFFPAKPFTFSMTKIAQVSPLFPVLFQEIVFLGLFFGFIVKMPVFPFHTWLPDAHTDAPTGGSVMLASLLLKMGSYGIIRIAVPTLPYGAKYFEYVILVLAVISILYGAWVSMAQRDLKRMIANSSISHMGLVLLAIAAAVFTLNPKTGSINALGITVADFQMFAHGLITAVLFMSAGVVQHHAGTRDMKKLGGLARKMPTLATMMMAGFLASLGMPGMVGFAAEFSVFYVTFLSFGVLLIIPILTVVITAGYYLWSMQRTIFGADSTSLDFATIHDAKWYEWVPMLVLILVIIAFGILPWLMFNPINMAAAHYYSSMAGALR encoded by the coding sequence ATGCTGCTCGTTTCGCTTATGCTGCTTTCGCCGTTTATCGGTTTCGCCCTGCTGCTCCTCATGCCCGCCAATCTGTCCAGGAACAGACTCACCGCGGCGCTGTTCAGCGGCATTCCTCTGGTGCTTGGCATATATATGCTCGTCTCGTTCAACTACAGCAATCCGGGCTACCAGTTCGTCGAACACTACAAATGGATAAGCACATCGTATTTCACAATAAGTTATGCCGTTGGCGTCGATGGAATAGCGCTGCCCATGGTATTCCTGACGTCCCTCGTTTCTTTCCTGGTAGTCATCTTCTCCTGGGACGTGGAACACAGGAGCAACCAGTATTTCGGCATGCTGCTGCTCGTGGAGGTGGGGGTGCTCGGCGTCTTCACCACGACCAATTACTTCATCTTCTACATCTTCTGGGAAATCGTTCTCGTCCCTATGTACTTCATAATACTGATATGGGGTTCACAGAGGCGGGTATACAGCGCAACCAAGTTCTTCATCTATACCCATGCTTCGAGCCTTGTAATGCTACTTTCGTTTTTCGCGCTGTATTTCGAATATCACAGCTTTTTCCCGGCAAAACCCTTCACGTTTTCAATGACAAAAATAGCGCAGGTTTCGCCGCTGTTCCCCGTGCTCTTTCAGGAAATTGTCTTTCTAGGACTCTTCTTCGGTTTCATTGTAAAGATGCCTGTCTTCCCCTTCCATACATGGCTTCCGGACGCGCATACAGACGCACCGACCGGCGGAAGCGTCATGCTCGCTTCACTGCTGCTGAAGATGGGCTCATACGGTATAATCAGGATTGCGGTGCCCACGCTTCCGTACGGCGCGAAATACTTCGAGTATGTCATACTGGTGCTCGCCGTGATCAGCATACTCTACGGCGCATGGGTGAGCATGGCACAGCGCGATCTGAAGAGGATGATAGCTAACTCCTCGATCAGTCATATGGGACTCGTTCTGCTGGCCATAGCCGCCGCAGTATTCACTCTGAATCCTAAAACCGGAAGCATCAATGCCCTTGGCATCACCGTGGCGGATTTCCAGATGTTTGCCCACGGGCTGATAACGGCGGTCCTGTTCATGTCCGCCGGTGTTGTCCAGCATCACGCGGGAACCAGGGACATGAAGAAACTGGGCGGGCTCGCGAGGAAGATGCCTACGCTCGCCACGATGATGATGGCCGGTTTCCTCGCATCGCTCGGCATGCCAGGCATGGTAGGTTTCGCAGCGGAATTCAGCGTATTTTATGTCACCTTCCTGTCGTTCGGCGTTCTGCTGATAATACCCATTCTGACCGTTGTAATAACGGCCGGCTACTATCTGTGGTCGATGCAGCGCACGATATTCGGTGCCGATTCCACAAGCCTCGACTTCGCAACCATACACGATGCCAAATGGTATGAATGGGTGCCGATGCTCGTGCTGATACTCGTTATTATCGCGTTCGGCATACTTCCCTGGCTGATGTTCAACCCGATTAATATGGCGGCCGCTCATTATTATTCATCTATGGCAGGTGCGTTGCGATGA
- a CDS encoding NADH-quinone oxidoreductase subunit N encodes MIQFFASGMSPLVVMIAGSILAAALSFYVSNRVLGWLSVITMLITFGLLFLIIGGQIPNPQSFGNVMVEDDFAAVFQLIFLSVGFISVLPSVRYIQDDRNQGEYYSLLMLSVVGMMVISASTDLITLFVGIALTALASSSIIAFRKKDRTGIEAAMKFYIISALSAGLALYGISILYGLTHTLQISALASSLQGITPSSPSFPTAMVALVLIIAGFGFEVAIVPFHMWAPDVYEGSPTPVSGLLSSGSKKAGFAALLKLFVVALIAFRTEWAPIFGALAVLTMTVGNIAALQQKSVKRMLAYSSIGQAGYMLIALPVFAAAFGAGGVYGSNLQVFSLSSGIFQILTHAIASAGAFMVVAIIATNISGPTVDEFKGLFRNNRLLSVSLTLYLLSLLGIPLLAGFDSKLLLFSSAVGGSIIRGYSWLIWLAIAGVLNSAVSLIYYVRVIKEMFSDTDKPIPKFPITRFAQLSLWIAAVATVAIGLYPGPVISICNGAARALLALL; translated from the coding sequence ATGATACAGTTTTTTGCATCAGGCATGTCTCCGCTTGTGGTCATGATCGCCGGCTCAATACTGGCAGCGGCGCTCTCATTCTACGTGTCCAACAGGGTTCTCGGCTGGCTCTCGGTGATTACTATGCTGATAACCTTCGGACTCCTTTTCCTGATCATAGGGGGGCAGATACCGAATCCGCAGTCGTTCGGGAACGTTATGGTGGAGGATGATTTTGCGGCGGTCTTTCAGCTTATTTTCCTCTCAGTAGGCTTCATTTCTGTTCTGCCTTCAGTAAGATACATTCAGGATGACAGGAACCAGGGTGAATACTACAGCCTGCTGATGCTGTCTGTCGTGGGCATGATGGTCATTTCCGCGTCGACAGATCTGATTACGCTGTTCGTGGGCATTGCGCTCACGGCGCTGGCGAGTTCATCCATCATTGCATTTAGAAAGAAGGACAGGACCGGCATAGAAGCGGCAATGAAATTCTATATCATCAGTGCACTTTCAGCGGGACTCGCGCTCTACGGCATATCCATTCTGTACGGTCTGACGCACACGCTGCAGATTTCGGCGCTTGCATCCTCTCTTCAGGGCATAACGCCCTCCAGCCCATCTTTTCCCACTGCGATGGTCGCCCTCGTACTGATCATCGCGGGTTTCGGTTTCGAGGTGGCAATCGTTCCTTTCCACATGTGGGCACCCGATGTCTATGAGGGCTCTCCCACGCCCGTCTCGGGTCTGCTGTCTTCCGGCTCAAAGAAGGCTGGATTCGCAGCTCTTCTGAAATTGTTCGTCGTTGCGCTTATAGCATTCAGGACAGAATGGGCTCCTATTTTCGGTGCACTCGCCGTACTCACGATGACCGTGGGCAACATAGCTGCGTTACAGCAGAAGAGTGTGAAGCGCATGCTTGCGTACTCCAGCATAGGACAGGCAGGATACATGCTCATTGCGCTTCCGGTTTTTGCAGCAGCATTCGGGGCCGGCGGCGTCTACGGTTCCAATCTTCAGGTGTTCTCTCTGTCGTCCGGTATCTTTCAGATACTGACACATGCTATAGCTTCAGCCGGCGCCTTCATGGTTGTGGCCATCATTGCTACAAACATCAGCGGTCCGACAGTAGATGAATTCAAGGGCCTTTTCCGCAACAACCGTCTGCTGTCCGTGTCGCTCACGCTGTATCTTCTTTCGCTGCTCGGCATACCGCTTCTTGCCGGTTTCGACAGCAAGCTGCTGTTGTTTTCAAGTGCGGTCGGCGGCTCGATTATACGTGGATATTCGTGGCTCATCTGGCTCGCGATTGCCGGCGTGCTCAACAGCGCTGTTTCACTGATTTATTATGTACGTGTGATAAAGGAAATGTTCAGTGATACGGACAAGCCTATTCCGAAGTTTCCAATTACCAGGTTTGCGCAACTGTCGTTGTGGATAGCGGCAGTGGCGACGGTTGCCATTGGTCTGTATCCCGGACCCGTGATATCGATATGCAACGGAGCCGCGAGGGCACTTCTGGCACTCCTGTAG